One Coffea arabica cultivar ET-39 chromosome 5e, Coffea Arabica ET-39 HiFi, whole genome shotgun sequence DNA segment encodes these proteins:
- the LOC113688534 gene encoding uncharacterized protein isoform X1: MAHLKLQEKLVFAVTNLGTRIAVAVSQESTVGDFKRKFEMAHLNCFPEHGKVRVCGLKVRKKSCFYYLSESFVLKHAFQGANGWFLYIAVCHIQDQTVFVAAAKKNSRKLRRKKLKMKKLSCFKAACLDIPRTVYFSKREKKNCNRLMKNITAKCPTNRIKQRHLSSQESILPFAPRADRQGDLSSAIECPSETISGTVSISGIINRYFSGYDEVTSNLAFSCMELQQNNKENMKAQFAIGSQNIQVGIPSSLVPKTPPQRHSLSVLAPNSRASRDAPREKVGMHLVEASVNLGLSKTKQNPALSLCKDVDGRSGLSLSANNPIRTLVFEITDEDD, encoded by the exons ATGGCTCATCTGAAATTACaggaaaaactagtttttgctGTCACAAATCTGGGGACGCGCATTGCCGTGGCTGTTTCCCAAGAATCCACAGTAGGGGATTTCAAGA GAAAATTTGAGATGGCGCATTTGAATTGTTTCCCTGAACATGGGAAGGTCCGTGTATGTGGATTAAAG GTGAGGAAAAAATCATGCTTCTACTACCTATCTGAATCATTTGTCCTGAAGCATGCTTTTCAGGGTGCAAATGGCTGGTTTCTCTATATTGCAGTGTGTCATATACAAGACCAAACAG TTTTTGTTGCAGCTGCTAAAAAGAATAGCAGAAAGCtcagaagaaaaaaattgaaaatgaaaaaactgTCCTGCTTCAAAGCTGCGTGCTTGGATATTCCGAGAACAGTCTATTTTTCaaagagggaaaagaagaacTGCAACAGATTAATGAAAAATATCACTGCGAAGTGCCCAACAAACAGAATCAAGCAAAGGCATCTTTCGTCCCAGGAGAGCATTCTTCCTTTTGCACCTAGAGCTGATAGACAGGGAGATCTCAGTTCAGCAATAGAATGCCCCAGTGAAACAATATCCGGAACAGTATCAATTTCAGGCATAATAAATAGATATTTCTCGGGTTATGATGAGGTGACCTCAAACTTAGCCTTCTCTTGCATGGAACTCCAACAGAACAATAAGGAAAACATGAAGGCTCAATTTGCCATTGGCTCTCAGAATATACAAGTTGGTATACCATCGAGTCTTGTACCCAAAACACCTCCACAAAGACATTCTTTGTCAGTGTTGGCACCTAATTCAAGAGCTTCGAGAGATGCACCTAGAGAAAAAGTAGGAATGCATCTGGTAGAAGCTTCCGTCAATCTTGGGCTCTCTAAAACCAAGCAAAATCCTGCACTGTCTCTCTGCAAGGATGTGGATGGAAGATCAGGGCTATCTTTGTCTGCTAATAATCCCATCAGAACTTTGGTGTTTGAGATAACTGATGAGGATGACTGA
- the LOC113688534 gene encoding uncharacterized protein isoform X2: protein MAHLKLQEKLVFAVTNLGTRIAVAVSQESTVGDFKRKFEMAHLNCFPEHGKVRVCGLKVRKKSCFYYLSESFVLKHAFQGANGWFLYIAVCHIQDQTAAKKNSRKLRRKKLKMKKLSCFKAACLDIPRTVYFSKREKKNCNRLMKNITAKCPTNRIKQRHLSSQESILPFAPRADRQGDLSSAIECPSETISGTVSISGIINRYFSGYDEVTSNLAFSCMELQQNNKENMKAQFAIGSQNIQVGIPSSLVPKTPPQRHSLSVLAPNSRASRDAPREKVGMHLVEASVNLGLSKTKQNPALSLCKDVDGRSGLSLSANNPIRTLVFEITDEDD, encoded by the exons ATGGCTCATCTGAAATTACaggaaaaactagtttttgctGTCACAAATCTGGGGACGCGCATTGCCGTGGCTGTTTCCCAAGAATCCACAGTAGGGGATTTCAAGA GAAAATTTGAGATGGCGCATTTGAATTGTTTCCCTGAACATGGGAAGGTCCGTGTATGTGGATTAAAG GTGAGGAAAAAATCATGCTTCTACTACCTATCTGAATCATTTGTCCTGAAGCATGCTTTTCAGGGTGCAAATGGCTGGTTTCTCTATATTGCAGTGTGTCATATACAAGACCAAACAG CTGCTAAAAAGAATAGCAGAAAGCtcagaagaaaaaaattgaaaatgaaaaaactgTCCTGCTTCAAAGCTGCGTGCTTGGATATTCCGAGAACAGTCTATTTTTCaaagagggaaaagaagaacTGCAACAGATTAATGAAAAATATCACTGCGAAGTGCCCAACAAACAGAATCAAGCAAAGGCATCTTTCGTCCCAGGAGAGCATTCTTCCTTTTGCACCTAGAGCTGATAGACAGGGAGATCTCAGTTCAGCAATAGAATGCCCCAGTGAAACAATATCCGGAACAGTATCAATTTCAGGCATAATAAATAGATATTTCTCGGGTTATGATGAGGTGACCTCAAACTTAGCCTTCTCTTGCATGGAACTCCAACAGAACAATAAGGAAAACATGAAGGCTCAATTTGCCATTGGCTCTCAGAATATACAAGTTGGTATACCATCGAGTCTTGTACCCAAAACACCTCCACAAAGACATTCTTTGTCAGTGTTGGCACCTAATTCAAGAGCTTCGAGAGATGCACCTAGAGAAAAAGTAGGAATGCATCTGGTAGAAGCTTCCGTCAATCTTGGGCTCTCTAAAACCAAGCAAAATCCTGCACTGTCTCTCTGCAAGGATGTGGATGGAAGATCAGGGCTATCTTTGTCTGCTAATAATCCCATCAGAACTTTGGTGTTTGAGATAACTGATGAGGATGACTGA
- the LOC113688534 gene encoding uncharacterized protein isoform X3 — MAHLNCFPEHGKVRVCGLKVRKKSCFYYLSESFVLKHAFQGANGWFLYIAVCHIQDQTVFVAAAKKNSRKLRRKKLKMKKLSCFKAACLDIPRTVYFSKREKKNCNRLMKNITAKCPTNRIKQRHLSSQESILPFAPRADRQGDLSSAIECPSETISGTVSISGIINRYFSGYDEVTSNLAFSCMELQQNNKENMKAQFAIGSQNIQVGIPSSLVPKTPPQRHSLSVLAPNSRASRDAPREKVGMHLVEASVNLGLSKTKQNPALSLCKDVDGRSGLSLSANNPIRTLVFEITDEDD, encoded by the exons ATGGCGCATTTGAATTGTTTCCCTGAACATGGGAAGGTCCGTGTATGTGGATTAAAG GTGAGGAAAAAATCATGCTTCTACTACCTATCTGAATCATTTGTCCTGAAGCATGCTTTTCAGGGTGCAAATGGCTGGTTTCTCTATATTGCAGTGTGTCATATACAAGACCAAACAG TTTTTGTTGCAGCTGCTAAAAAGAATAGCAGAAAGCtcagaagaaaaaaattgaaaatgaaaaaactgTCCTGCTTCAAAGCTGCGTGCTTGGATATTCCGAGAACAGTCTATTTTTCaaagagggaaaagaagaacTGCAACAGATTAATGAAAAATATCACTGCGAAGTGCCCAACAAACAGAATCAAGCAAAGGCATCTTTCGTCCCAGGAGAGCATTCTTCCTTTTGCACCTAGAGCTGATAGACAGGGAGATCTCAGTTCAGCAATAGAATGCCCCAGTGAAACAATATCCGGAACAGTATCAATTTCAGGCATAATAAATAGATATTTCTCGGGTTATGATGAGGTGACCTCAAACTTAGCCTTCTCTTGCATGGAACTCCAACAGAACAATAAGGAAAACATGAAGGCTCAATTTGCCATTGGCTCTCAGAATATACAAGTTGGTATACCATCGAGTCTTGTACCCAAAACACCTCCACAAAGACATTCTTTGTCAGTGTTGGCACCTAATTCAAGAGCTTCGAGAGATGCACCTAGAGAAAAAGTAGGAATGCATCTGGTAGAAGCTTCCGTCAATCTTGGGCTCTCTAAAACCAAGCAAAATCCTGCACTGTCTCTCTGCAAGGATGTGGATGGAAGATCAGGGCTATCTTTGTCTGCTAATAATCCCATCAGAACTTTGGTGTTTGAGATAACTGATGAGGATGACTGA